TGCTGGGCGATGCTCTCGATCACCGGCCGAAACGGCGCGCAGATCTACGACCGCCTCGCCCGAAGCTTTCTGCCAAGGCTCGTGCTCGACGACAAAATTTTCGTCGGCTGGCAGTGGCGGCTCATCCAGCAAGGCCACTACTACTTCGCCTTCTCTCACACGCCCGCTCACGCGCTGAGCCTGCCGCCTGCGACCTACACCATCACCTGCCTGCGCGATCCGGTGAAGCGCGTGATCTCGCATTACCGCATGCTCCGCGAGTTCCAGGCTACCGAACCCACCCGCCCCGTTCTGCTTCGCGAAGGCCACTGGCTTGGCAACAGCTTCGCCGACTTCATCGACCGCCTGCCGCGCGAGCACCTGTTGCGCCAGGTCTACATGTTCTCCCCCCGCTTCGATCCTGCCGAGGCCGCCGACGCCGTCGCCGACTGCTCCTGCGTCCTCACCACCGAAGCATTCGACGCAGGCCTCGCCCGCCTCAGCCAGACGCTCGGCCACACGCTGACCCACCACCGCGCCAAAGGCAGCGGCTTCACCGTCGAAGTCGACGACCATGACGTCGAACGCCTTCGAGACCGCCTCGAACCGGAATATCGTATGTACGATCAGCTCGGCCCCGTGCTCGACGCCGTTCGTTGAATCTTGACTTGAAAGGAGTGGGACGCGTTGAGTGAGTCATCTGAATCATCATCACCCGAAGCCAGTGTCGGCGGCACGCTCGCCGGCCGACTGCCGGACGTGATCATCATCGGCGCCGCCAAGGCGGGCACCACCGCGCTGGCCGAGTATCTGCGTCGACATCCGAGCGTGTTCGTCAGCGCCATCAAGGAGCCGGAGTTTTTCTCGCACGATGAAAACTTCGCCAGGGGCATGGACTGGTATCGCGGTCTGTTCGCCGACGCGTTGACCGGCCAGGTGTGCGTCGAGGCATCGACCTCTTACACCCGCTGGCCGGAGTACCCGCAGGCCGTGCCCCGGCTGGCCGAGGCGTTGCCGCGAGCGCGGTTCATTTACATCCTCCGCCATCCGGTCGAGCGCGCGTGGTCGCATTACGTGCACCGGGTCACGAAGGAGCTTTATCGCCACGAGCCCGTGCCCGCGACGTTTGAAGAGCACATCGAGCGCGACCCGGTATGCATCAACTCCAGTCGGTACATGGATCAGATCGAGCAGTACCTGCCCTACTTCGGCCGTGACTCGTTTCTGGTGCTGCTGAACGATGATCTGGCAGGCGACACCGCGGCGACGCTTTCGCGTGTCTGCCGGTTCCTCGGCGTTGAAGACATCGGGCCCGACCTCGCGAAGCTCGACACCAGCTGGTACCGCAACGCCCGCACCGTCGACGGCCGAGTGCGCGGGCAGATCTTCGCCCCCCTCAAAGCCAACCCCATCACCCGAACCGTCGGCCGACTGTTGCCAAAGGCTGGCAAAGACGCGGCTTACCAATTGCTCCGCCGTACCCCACGCGCCCGCCGCATCACCAGGCAATTCACCCCCCCACCCATGACCGCCGACACCCGCCTCCGCCTGATCGACTACTTCAAACCCCACAATGACCGCCTCGCCGAGTTCATCGACACGGACCTGTCGTTCTGGGATGAATGAACGACGGTCACGCAGTGAACGATGGGTGAACGATGTTTACATCGGCAACCGTTATCAAACTGTTTTCACTACAAAGGTGTTTCTTCTGTGCTGAGCGGTTGTATTAGCCGATAAATCCTCAGCGGTT
The genomic region above belongs to Phycisphaerales bacterium AB-hyl4 and contains:
- a CDS encoding sulfotransferase — encoded protein: MSESSESSSPEASVGGTLAGRLPDVIIIGAAKAGTTALAEYLRRHPSVFVSAIKEPEFFSHDENFARGMDWYRGLFADALTGQVCVEASTSYTRWPEYPQAVPRLAEALPRARFIYILRHPVERAWSHYVHRVTKELYRHEPVPATFEEHIERDPVCINSSRYMDQIEQYLPYFGRDSFLVLLNDDLAGDTAATLSRVCRFLGVEDIGPDLAKLDTSWYRNARTVDGRVRGQIFAPLKANPITRTVGRLLPKAGKDAAYQLLRRTPRARRITRQFTPPPMTADTRLRLIDYFKPHNDRLAEFIDTDLSFWDE